The genomic segment TTAAGCCCTTACTTCCTTGCCGCTTTTTTTATCCTTGGAGGAGCTCATCTCGATCTCCGTTCGATCAGCAAGATTGGCGTCATGGGATTAGCCTATTTCGGACTGCGGAGCAGCGGTAAAATCGGGGGTGCTTCGCTGGGAGCGATACTTGGCAAAGCGCCGAAGAATGTTCGTAACAATATCGGTCTGGCGCTACTCCCTCAGGTGGGGGTAGCCCTTGCCCTTGCCTTGTCGATTAATAAAGAGTTCACCAAGCCTGAATATGGTTCGGCCGGTGCTGGGATGGCTAGTGCCATCATTAATATATTGCTTTTTACCACGGTGATAACCGAAGTGGTTGGGCCGTTGCTGACGCGTTTCGCCTTGCGAAGGTCCGGGGAAGCGAAGGGTTCTTCAGAGCACGCTCCCCAAGGAGGATGAAATGTACTATATGATTCTTGAGGTAGCCGATCCCGATTTGAAAGAGGATGTTTTTCTTGCTCTTCAGAGTATCGGGATCACTCATGCTTCCACTTTTGACGGACAGGATATTTCCGGAGCACTTTCCGATGAACTGAATCTTTTTTCGGGCTTTTTTCGCGGAGATAAGATCGAACGCGGAGAGCTGATGGTGATTACAGCCCAGGTTCGAACGAGGGAGCAGGTTCGGGACTTGCTTACCAACCTCCGGGAAGCGGAAATTGACATCGATCGTCAGGATATCATTAATCTGACACTTGTTCCCGCAGTCATGACTTTCTCAAGCCATCATGGCTTCTTCGAGGAAGGAGATAGCTGATGAAGGATATCGACGGGTTCCTTGCCGAGAAGGGGCTGCTTCCCGAGAGCGTTTCTTTCGAAGAAGGGGTTGCGGGATTCCTCACTGAAATGGAAAGAGGGCTTCATGGCGACTCCTCGAGCCTTGCCATGATTCCCGCCTGGGTTGCCGCCGAGGGTGAGGTACCGAAGGAGAAGCCCGTAATCGTCCTTGATGCAGGTGGAACAAATTTTCGTTCGGCTACGTTTCATTTCAATAGCGATGGAGAGCCGGTGATGGAGCATTTCTCGAAGAGTGCGATGCCTGGAACCGGGGGACCTGTCGGACGGGAATCCTTTTTCGAGCAGATTGCCGAGAAAATGGAGGCTTCCGTAGCCGATGCCGATACCATCGGATTTTGTTTCTCCTATCCCACGGAAATTCTGCCCAATAGAGACGGGCGTCTCATTCGTTTCACCAAGGAAGTTGAAGCGCCGGAGGTAGAGGGTGCTCTCATCGGAGAGTCCCTTAACCGGGCGTTGCTGAAGCGGTACGGTTCTTCGCCGAAGCAGATTACGGTCCTTAACGATACCGTTGCAACAATGCTTGCGGGGAAGGCCAGAAGCGGAGAAGGGCGTTACTCAGGGTATATCGGTTTTATCTTCGGGACGGGAACCAATTGTTCCTATCTTGAGAGGACCGATGCTATCGGAACCCTCAAGGCGCCTGCTACCGGGGCCTATATGGCCATCAACATGGAGACCGGAGGATACGCCGGTTTCCTCGGAGGCGAGATCGATCGTGATTTTTTTGCCTCCACCGATAAACCTGATTTATTTCATTTTGAAAAAATGATATCCGGAGCCTATTTGGGCCCTCTTTGCCTTGCCGCTGCGGTGCGTGCTTCGAGGGAGGGGTTTTTTTCCGCTTCCCTTGCGGATTTTTTTCAGGCAAAGCAATCAATGACTACGATGGAGATGGATCGTTACCTTCACGAACCACGGGATCGTGAGCATCCTTTTTATCAGAAGGCCTCAAACGATGAAGACCGGAAGAATCTTTTCCTTTTGTTTGATTCCATTGTTGCCAGGGCCGCGAAGCTTGCCGCCATCAGTTTGGCTGCGGTTGTGTTGAAAACCGGAGAAGGGAAAGATCCAACTGTTCCTGTCGCCATTGTTGCCGACGGAACCACCTTTTATAAGACCTGGGCCCTTGCCGAACGAACCCGGTGTTATCTTTTTCGTGAATTGACCGAAAAGCATGGCCGTTATGTACGATTTCTTTCTGTCGATAATGCACCGGTGATAGGTGCCGCCGTTGCTGGTTTGCTTAATTAGAGAATACGGTAAAAAAATACTGGTAAATTATTGAAAATGTAAAAAAGTTTGTGTTTTTTTGATGTAAAATTCTTTTTTCTTATTTTTTTGTTGCCATTTGTCTCATTTTGTTGCATAATTGACACTACATAACCCAAAGCAGGTGTATAGCGACCAATTGATTTGTTCTCCCATTGTGGAGAATCAAAAGGAGGCACTATGGCGAAAAAGCTTGATCCGACTATTATGCAAGATTGGGAGATTGCCGCAGAAGCTGAAAAAAGTATGAAACCTATTCAGCAGCTGGCTGACGAATTTGGGGTCTTAACCGAAGAGCTTCTTCCCTACGGCCATTATCTGGGAAAACTTGATTACCGAAAGATTCTTTCTCGTCTGGCCGATAGGCCGAATGGGAAGTATGTCGATGTTACCGCTATAACTCCGACACCCCTTGGGGAGGGGAAAACCACAACGACCATGGGCCTTGTCGAAGGGCTTGGCCTTCTCGGAAAAAAAGTTTCGGGAGCAATCAGACAGCCTTCCGGCGGACCCACCTTTAATATCAAGGGGTCGGCCGCCGGTGGCGGTTTAAGCCTTTGTGTGCCGATGACGGATTTCAGTCTCGGCCTTACCGGGGATATCGATACCATCACGAATGCACACAATCTTGCTATGGTGGCAATGACGGCCAGAATGCAGCATGAGTTTAATTATGGTGATGATGTTTTAGAAAGAAAGAACCTAAAGCGACTTAATATCGATCCCTATAATCCCGCAATTGGATGGGCCATCGATTTTTCCGCCCAGGCGCTCAGGGAGATCATCATTGGAATTGGTGGCAAGATGGACGGCTTTATGATGAAAAGCGGTTTTCAAATTACCGTCTCTTCGGAACTGATGGCGATTCTTGCCGTTGCCAAGGATTTAAAGGATCTTCGAAGTCGTATCGCCCGGATGCAGATTGCTTGGGACCGAAAAGGCAACCCTGTTACTGCCGCGGACCTCGAAGTGGACGGTGCCATGACGGCCATCATGGTGAAGGCGATGGATCCGACCCTTATGCAAACTATTGAAGGGCAGCCTGTACTTGTTCATGCCGGCCCCTTTGCCAACATTGCCATTGGGCAGTCCTCCATTATTGCGGATCGTATCGGCTTGAAACTTTCGGAATACCATGTAACCGAGAGCGGATTCGGTGCTGATATTGGGTTTGAGAAATTCTGGAACCTCAAGTGTCGCTACAGTGGTTTCGTACCCGATGCCGCCGTTATCGTTGCCACGGTCAGGGCCCTAAAGATGCATGGCGGAGGCCCCAGGGTTACACCCGGAAAGCCCCTTGATGAGGCCTACACCAGCGAAAATGTTGCGCTTGTTGAGAAGGGATGTGAGAATCTTATTGCTCATATTGAGAATGTCAAGAAAAGTGGAATCACGCCGGTGGTCTGCATCAACCATTTT from the Sediminispirochaeta bajacaliforniensis DSM 16054 genome contains:
- a CDS encoding hexokinase family protein; its protein translation is MKDIDGFLAEKGLLPESVSFEEGVAGFLTEMERGLHGDSSSLAMIPAWVAAEGEVPKEKPVIVLDAGGTNFRSATFHFNSDGEPVMEHFSKSAMPGTGGPVGRESFFEQIAEKMEASVADADTIGFCFSYPTEILPNRDGRLIRFTKEVEAPEVEGALIGESLNRALLKRYGSSPKQITVLNDTVATMLAGKARSGEGRYSGYIGFIFGTGTNCSYLERTDAIGTLKAPATGAYMAINMETGGYAGFLGGEIDRDFFASTDKPDLFHFEKMISGAYLGPLCLAAAVRASREGFFSASLADFFQAKQSMTTMEMDRYLHEPRDREHPFYQKASNDEDRKNLFLLFDSIVARAAKLAAISLAAVVLKTGEGKDPTVPVAIVADGTTFYKTWALAERTRCYLFRELTEKHGRYVRFLSVDNAPVIGAAVAGLLN
- a CDS encoding formate--tetrahydrofolate ligase → MAKKLDPTIMQDWEIAAEAEKSMKPIQQLADEFGVLTEELLPYGHYLGKLDYRKILSRLADRPNGKYVDVTAITPTPLGEGKTTTTMGLVEGLGLLGKKVSGAIRQPSGGPTFNIKGSAAGGGLSLCVPMTDFSLGLTGDIDTITNAHNLAMVAMTARMQHEFNYGDDVLERKNLKRLNIDPYNPAIGWAIDFSAQALREIIIGIGGKMDGFMMKSGFQITVSSELMAILAVAKDLKDLRSRIARMQIAWDRKGNPVTAADLEVDGAMTAIMVKAMDPTLMQTIEGQPVLVHAGPFANIAIGQSSIIADRIGLKLSEYHVTESGFGADIGFEKFWNLKCRYSGFVPDAAVIVATVRALKMHGGGPRVTPGKPLDEAYTSENVALVEKGCENLIAHIENVKKSGITPVVCINHFYMDSEKEIAAVRKAAEEAGARVALSRHWELGGEGAKDLAGAVVEACEEKSDFRFLYETSMPQKQRIELIAREIYGAEAVSYTPEADAKLRRIQEDTKLASMGTCMVKTQLSLSHDPELKGRPKGWTLPVTDVLVYQGAELIVPVAGGIKLLPGTASDPAFRRIDVDTETGKVTGLF